Below is a window of Comamonadaceae bacterium M7527 DNA.
CGCACACGATATCCCTTGGGATAACTTCGAGCGCACCAAGCTCAGTGATCGGCAGGTGCATGGAATTAAAATGAATGCCATCCTTGAGTGGTCCGCAATGCCGACCGCTGAGATGTTTCTGCGCGATAACCAACACGATATAGACTTCGCCGCCTTCGTATCGATTTGGTTCTTCGAAGAGCAGAAGCACAGCCTCGCCCTGCTCGAGTATCTCCGGCGATTTGCGCCTGATTTTCTGCCAACTGAGGCAGAACTGGCGGCCGTGCGCTTTAATTTTGACCCGGCTCCAGCACTGGAAAGCCTGGCCCTACATTTCTGTGGAGAAGTCCGACTCAACCAATGGTACCGCTGCGCCCGCGAATACCACACCGAGCCGGTCATCCGCCATATCTATGCAACACTGGCTACCGACGAGGCTCGTCATGCTCGGGCCTACTACGCATACATGTCCAAGGCGTTAAAGATAACGGAGGTCGATGCCGCTCAGGCGTTCACTAAAGTCGGCGTTTTGA
It encodes the following:
- a CDS encoding ferritin, producing the protein MLYPRLFDSMEQARWSLAHDIPWDNFERTKLSDRQVHGIKMNAILEWSAMPTAEMFLRDNQHDIDFAAFVSIWFFEEQKHSLALLEYLRRFAPDFLPTEAELAAVRFNFDPAPALESLALHFCGEVRLNQWYRCAREYHTEPVIRHIYATLATDEARHARAYYAYMSKALKITEVDAAQAFTKVGVLMTNARLNKAMHPTNLHVNKSLYPNDTVNARLPDPAWLSTWLDHEIKFSQKWEACVERGILGNLSTLFATPITDAHDLRRFRDSLRVQRHELPEPLEA